From a region of the Nitrospira sp. genome:
- a CDS encoding transporter substrate-binding domain-containing protein, which yields MSEKRKLVGWQGWSICLVGMLLLQGCGLIYDAVTTIRPLNRDELSSICARERLRVGIAVEPFRPFIFPAVYTDAGIRVTGLDIELIREVADALTVHCHSAHPIVPTLHVTRFPDLFIRMSEGQLDLFVSSVSGTVPGTRPTGLWFSAPYFRNDGIAAIIQRPNVSERLWAQFRTQERNRNSLAAVQESFAGLTVAVQKGRSAHLYAQANLNRIRLVICDSIPAAIETKDPAIDVILSEHSILEYVTKRVWQDWHLLTRTDGTPLLLTHADLSIVTNEEHRQLQWFLNNLLFRLEESGRLTQMRTRWIDEEYAPTRRATAEGLPLEVTQVPDHYDQGQCRLAEDS from the coding sequence ATGAGTGAGAAACGGAAGCTTGTCGGCTGGCAAGGCTGGAGCATCTGCCTCGTGGGCATGCTGCTGTTGCAGGGCTGCGGACTGATCTACGATGCGGTGACGACCATACGGCCGCTGAACCGTGATGAGCTGTCCTCCATCTGTGCCCGTGAACGATTGCGTGTGGGGATCGCCGTAGAACCGTTTCGCCCGTTCATTTTCCCTGCGGTGTACACCGATGCGGGCATTCGGGTCACCGGTTTGGATATTGAATTGATCCGGGAAGTGGCCGACGCATTGACCGTACACTGTCACAGCGCACATCCGATCGTTCCAACCTTGCATGTCACCCGCTTTCCCGATTTGTTCATTCGGATGAGTGAGGGGCAGCTCGATCTATTTGTTTCGTCCGTGAGCGGGACCGTTCCCGGGACAAGGCCGACGGGCTTGTGGTTTTCAGCTCCCTATTTCCGCAATGACGGAATCGCTGCTATCATCCAACGGCCCAACGTGTCCGAGCGCCTGTGGGCTCAATTCCGAACCCAAGAGAGGAATCGGAACTCCCTTGCCGCTGTTCAAGAAAGCTTTGCCGGGTTGACGGTGGCCGTCCAAAAAGGGAGATCCGCTCACCTCTACGCTCAAGCCAACCTCAACCGCATTCGCCTGGTCATCTGTGATTCGATTCCGGCTGCTATTGAAACCAAAGACCCCGCGATCGATGTCATCCTCTCGGAACATTCCATTCTGGAGTACGTGACGAAGCGGGTCTGGCAGGACTGGCACCTCCTGACACGCACCGACGGCACCCCCTTGCTGCTGACCCACGCAGACCTCTCCATCGTCACGAACGAGGAGCATCGGCAATTACAATGGTTCCTCAACAACCTGCTCTTTCGGCTCGAGGAATCTGGACGATTGACCCAGATGCGAACGCGCTGGATCGATGAAGAATACGCCCCCACCAGGCGAGCCACCGCGGAAGGGTTACCGCTCGAAGTCACACAGGTGCCCGACCATTATGATCAGGGGCAATGCCGCTTGGCGGAGGACTCATGA
- a CDS encoding YtxH domain-containing protein, which translates to MSEQGKYVAKAAAFIAGGAVVGAGLGLLFAPQTGSDARRNISRYARKAQAQTNRWGRAVKSGVKVAFDHKPPIVNNCEEQIPHLAAVMN; encoded by the coding sequence ATGTCGGAGCAGGGGAAGTACGTCGCCAAGGCAGCTGCATTCATCGCCGGTGGAGCCGTCGTCGGAGCGGGACTGGGGCTCCTCTTCGCTCCACAGACCGGGTCTGATGCCCGTCGAAATATCAGCCGGTATGCTCGGAAGGCACAGGCCCAGACCAATCGGTGGGGAAGAGCAGTCAAGTCCGGTGTGAAGGTCGCGTTTGACCACAAGCCACCGATTGTCAACAATTGCGAAGAGCAGATTCCACATCTCGCGGCTGTTATGAACTGA
- a CDS encoding UvrD-helicase domain-containing protein, with amino-acid sequence MHNDLLIPDRAARESAETTFDRNVVVVAGAGTGKTTLLVNRLVHLLMKAPAPVSITQVVALTFTNKAATEMKVRLRERLTVLAHPQSDSLRATDGGAVSKSDLQERYGLTSETIAVRAKAALRELEKAQIGTLHSFAAHLLRLHPLESGVDPDFKEDDGLRFEEQFTAAWDCWVDQELNRNGRHHSVWRSILSSVTLDAVRSLAWSLCSELIDLDAMQKQLASTAISPALSDWMQLMGVRADQLLNEHDRPKRRKVEQMLAAAASVLNLVASKGLAGRQDVPIEERGWLDKDLGNAVAGWEKHDFREAGGLIEIAQQLLTVDHAFLNDLLQLLIPLVRNIRETFVRQGWLSFDGLLARARRLLFEHPTVRERIKREYRALLVDEFQDTDPTQYEIILAVSERQGTQAARWQEMVLEQGKLFIVGDPKQSIYAFRRADIEAFDRVVEKVMSEGGIAQALTTNFRSDGAVLEPVNETFDRLFERRPLVQPANVRLEVRPQRKPTLVEPGVRLCVTRPDGEDEPFDAAGATRAESEVLARWLAEEVLSHPMVKPGHVALLFRKLTQADAYLDALRRHEIPYVIEGEKHFYRRQEVIDFVNLLRVLDHPHDEIAVTGLLRSPLGGLTDRELYELKEAGHYNYLLADNLRIWPHVRADAVRRLYEHLLWLHRAIPVVPLAEALDLVFDRLPVLDLAAASLHGEQAVANLLKVKQTAASLADRPHMTLSGFVDLMIARLEEQPDESESLLAEESLEAVHVLTIHKAKGLEFPIVVLPGLHQGSGRERSAPQVSYDWSSATYGLFLGRHRSLGSLLVQHKLRLREDAERRRVLYVGMTRAKEMLLLSGGVTARSVGETVFELLRNIGTGEIGDRSTEALTIGASRIPQRVVTAPERKRPRRRVDGVAGETSIDPQEMARLWEVRTARWKETGERMHHLTPTSLDQGEDFVRGELIAVRQDPAIGRLVGVVTHRLLERWDFSRDPSGLSDQVSSVLLSVLGPAEQAYTEIVEDDVKKLLLVFGRSDAYARLQSSHILGREVPFIMPWGERQVMEGVMDLLYRVEGELWIADYKTDGVSSDQAAARAERYRTQSEVYRAAVKQGLGAEPRFHCLFLRCGVAIEL; translated from the coding sequence ATGCATAACGATTTGCTCATCCCGGATCGCGCGGCCCGAGAGTCGGCTGAGACGACCTTCGACCGCAACGTTGTGGTCGTGGCGGGTGCAGGGACCGGCAAGACAACCCTGTTGGTCAATCGTCTCGTCCATCTGCTGATGAAGGCACCGGCTCCGGTGTCGATTACGCAGGTGGTGGCGCTGACATTCACCAATAAGGCGGCAACCGAGATGAAGGTGCGGTTGCGAGAACGGCTGACCGTCCTCGCCCATCCACAATCCGATTCGTTGCGAGCAACCGACGGAGGGGCTGTTTCGAAGAGCGATCTCCAAGAGCGGTATGGACTGACCAGTGAGACGATCGCGGTGCGTGCCAAGGCCGCATTGCGCGAATTGGAGAAAGCGCAGATCGGCACACTTCATAGTTTTGCGGCTCACCTGCTACGACTCCATCCGTTGGAAAGCGGCGTCGACCCTGATTTCAAGGAAGATGATGGCCTGCGATTTGAAGAGCAGTTTACGGCGGCATGGGATTGCTGGGTCGATCAGGAATTAAACCGCAACGGCCGACACCACTCGGTCTGGCGATCGATCTTGTCATCGGTCACGCTCGATGCCGTCAGGTCGTTGGCCTGGTCCTTGTGCAGTGAATTGATCGATCTTGATGCGATGCAGAAACAACTTGCTTCGACGGCGATATCGCCGGCTCTGTCGGATTGGATGCAGCTCATGGGAGTACGAGCCGACCAGCTGTTGAACGAACACGACAGGCCGAAGCGCCGTAAGGTGGAGCAGATGCTGGCTGCTGCGGCTTCTGTGCTGAACCTTGTGGCAAGCAAGGGGTTGGCGGGCCGGCAAGATGTGCCAATCGAAGAACGAGGATGGCTTGACAAGGACCTTGGGAATGCGGTGGCTGGATGGGAGAAACATGATTTCAGAGAGGCGGGTGGCCTTATCGAGATCGCGCAACAGCTTCTGACGGTCGACCACGCATTCTTGAATGACCTTCTGCAACTCCTTATCCCGCTGGTGCGGAACATCCGAGAAACGTTTGTTCGACAAGGCTGGCTGTCTTTTGATGGGTTGTTGGCCCGGGCGAGGAGGTTGCTTTTTGAACACCCGACCGTCCGTGAGCGGATCAAACGAGAATATCGTGCCTTGTTGGTCGATGAGTTTCAGGACACGGACCCGACGCAGTACGAGATTATCCTGGCGGTTTCCGAGCGTCAGGGAACACAAGCGGCTCGATGGCAGGAGATGGTCCTCGAACAGGGGAAGCTGTTCATCGTGGGAGATCCGAAACAGTCGATCTATGCCTTTCGGCGAGCCGATATTGAAGCCTTCGATCGAGTCGTGGAGAAGGTCATGTCGGAGGGTGGAATCGCGCAGGCCTTGACGACGAACTTCCGTAGTGATGGCGCGGTCTTGGAGCCGGTCAATGAAACGTTCGATCGGCTCTTTGAGCGACGTCCGCTTGTCCAGCCGGCGAACGTGCGGTTAGAGGTACGCCCTCAGCGGAAACCAACTTTAGTCGAGCCAGGTGTTCGTCTCTGCGTGACGAGGCCGGATGGTGAGGACGAACCGTTCGACGCAGCAGGTGCGACGCGAGCTGAAAGCGAAGTGCTGGCTCGCTGGTTGGCTGAGGAGGTGCTCAGTCATCCCATGGTGAAGCCGGGTCACGTGGCGCTGCTGTTCAGGAAACTGACGCAGGCCGATGCGTACCTCGATGCATTGCGGCGGCACGAGATTCCCTATGTGATCGAAGGTGAGAAGCATTTTTACCGCCGCCAGGAAGTGATCGATTTCGTCAATCTCCTGCGTGTTTTGGACCATCCGCATGATGAAATTGCGGTGACAGGCCTCCTTCGTTCGCCGCTCGGAGGGCTGACGGATCGAGAACTCTATGAACTCAAGGAGGCTGGGCATTACAACTATCTCCTGGCAGACAATCTGAGGATATGGCCTCATGTCCGGGCCGATGCCGTCCGGCGACTGTATGAGCATCTGCTGTGGCTCCATCGAGCCATCCCTGTTGTGCCGCTGGCTGAGGCGCTTGATCTGGTGTTCGACCGATTGCCCGTCCTTGATTTGGCCGCTGCGTCGCTCCATGGGGAACAGGCTGTGGCCAATCTACTGAAGGTGAAGCAGACAGCCGCATCGCTCGCTGACCGACCGCACATGACGCTGAGTGGCTTCGTCGATTTGATGATTGCTCGACTCGAGGAACAGCCGGATGAGTCTGAAAGCCTCCTGGCCGAAGAGTCACTCGAGGCGGTGCACGTGCTGACGATTCATAAGGCCAAGGGGCTTGAATTTCCCATCGTCGTGCTGCCGGGTCTGCATCAAGGGAGTGGGCGTGAGCGGAGCGCGCCGCAGGTCTCCTATGATTGGTCGAGCGCAACCTATGGGCTCTTCCTCGGTCGGCATCGATCGCTTGGTTCACTGCTGGTCCAACACAAACTTCGGCTACGGGAAGATGCCGAACGTCGACGGGTGCTGTACGTCGGGATGACGAGAGCAAAAGAGATGCTGCTTTTGTCCGGCGGAGTCACGGCCCGTTCCGTCGGTGAAACGGTCTTCGAGCTGTTGCGCAACATCGGGACAGGAGAGATCGGAGATCGATCGACTGAAGCCTTGACCATCGGAGCTAGTAGGATTCCGCAACGAGTCGTCACAGCACCGGAACGAAAACGGCCTCGGCGACGTGTGGATGGGGTAGCCGGCGAGACGTCGATCGACCCACAAGAGATGGCTCGTCTATGGGAGGTGAGGACCGCTCGATGGAAAGAAACCGGCGAGCGCATGCATCATCTGACGCCAACGAGTCTGGACCAAGGGGAAGACTTCGTTCGAGGTGAGCTGATCGCAGTTCGACAGGATCCGGCTATTGGTCGCCTAGTCGGGGTAGTGACTCATCGCCTGCTGGAACGATGGGATTTTTCACGGGATCCCTCCGGGTTATCGGATCAGGTCAGCTCCGTTCTTCTGTCGGTCCTTGGCCCTGCCGAACAAGCCTATACTGAGATAGTCGAGGATGATGTGAAGAAGCTTCTCTTAGTCTTCGGTCGATCGGACGCCTATGCACGCCTGCAATCATCTCACATCCTCGGTCGTGAAGTTCCGTTTATCATGCCGTGGGGTGAGCGACAGGTAATGGAAGGAGTCATGGATCTCCTCTACCGGGTTGAAGGGGAGCTGTGGATCGCCGACTACAAGACGGATGGGGTTTCGTCGGATCAGGCGGCGGCTCGCGCCGAACGGTACCGAACGCAAAGCGAAGTCTACAGAGCCGCTGTGAAACAGGGACTGGGGGCCGAACCACGGTTCCATTGCCTTTTCCTGCGGTGTGGCGTTGCCATAGAATTGTAA
- a CDS encoding DUF3365 domain-containing protein: MLVVLKGFLSAGLLCAFLHSTPDGWAQTAQKETERTAELLATFLDAGRVVVEQHQPLINDPRKGEKGFSPDDFERLVLNEFFRQSQIDLKSSASSLPPPTRNLLMRLLHASKEVVADAQFVINQRGIGYKNFIPATFGSQAARKFSKQSQVTIKQTTLDPRNLQNSPDAYEETVLTRLAHQPTSTMPIVEWVNGGRLLRTMMPIYYSEDCLMCHGNPKGILDISGYPREGAQAGDLAGAISIQIPADHR, from the coding sequence ATGCTCGTAGTCTTGAAGGGATTCCTTTCGGCTGGTTTGCTGTGTGCCTTCCTCCATTCCACACCGGATGGCTGGGCACAGACTGCTCAGAAGGAGACTGAGCGAACGGCTGAACTGTTGGCGACCTTTCTGGACGCCGGACGTGTCGTTGTCGAGCAACACCAACCCTTGATCAACGATCCACGGAAAGGCGAGAAAGGTTTTTCACCCGATGACTTTGAGCGGCTGGTCCTCAATGAATTTTTCCGCCAGTCACAGATCGACCTGAAGAGCTCCGCCTCCTCATTGCCTCCCCCCACACGAAATCTGTTGATGCGACTGCTCCACGCCAGTAAGGAGGTCGTGGCGGATGCGCAATTTGTGATCAATCAACGAGGGATCGGATATAAGAACTTTATCCCGGCCACCTTCGGGAGCCAAGCTGCACGGAAATTTTCCAAGCAATCGCAGGTCACCATAAAACAGACGACTCTCGATCCAAGAAACCTGCAAAACTCGCCCGACGCGTACGAGGAAACGGTCCTAACGCGACTTGCCCACCAACCGACCTCAACCATGCCGATCGTCGAATGGGTCAACGGTGGACGGTTACTCAGAACGATGATGCCGATTTACTATTCAGAAGATTGCTTGATGTGCCACGGAAACCCGAAAGGGATCCTTGACATCTCCGGCTACCCAAGGGAGGGCGCTCAGGCAGGCGATCTCGCCGGTGCCATCAGCATTCAGATCCCCGCGGACCATCGATAG
- a CDS encoding prolipoprotein diacylglyceryl transferase translates to MPYPNIDPVIVALGPIQLRWYGLMYLIGLTAAYFLIQHKVSRKGMEIRKDQIYDMVVYAAFGVFLGGRIGYTLFYNFSYYIENPLKLLAVWEGGMSFHGGLIGTIVALIWFSRRHRIPAYTIADLAASVTPIGLGFGRIGNFINGELFGRSTDIAWCMVFPTGGPVCRHPSQLYEAMLEGLTLFTVLWWIDRRPTPPGTIFWTFVTGYGTSRLIVELFREPDQHLGFIFGPITMGQILSLPMILIGIIMLLLGYQRARQKPVYS, encoded by the coding sequence ATACCGTACCCAAATATCGATCCCGTCATTGTTGCTCTGGGTCCCATTCAATTGCGGTGGTATGGGCTGATGTACCTGATCGGCCTGACGGCGGCCTACTTCTTGATTCAGCACAAGGTGAGCCGCAAGGGGATGGAAATCCGGAAGGACCAGATCTATGACATGGTCGTCTACGCGGCCTTCGGCGTGTTCTTGGGTGGACGGATCGGGTATACGCTCTTCTACAACTTTTCCTATTACATCGAGAACCCTCTGAAATTGCTCGCAGTTTGGGAGGGAGGGATGTCTTTCCACGGCGGGCTCATCGGAACAATCGTCGCCCTGATCTGGTTCAGCCGTAGGCACCGGATTCCAGCCTACACGATCGCGGATCTAGCGGCCTCCGTCACCCCGATCGGGTTGGGGTTCGGTCGGATAGGGAATTTCATCAATGGCGAACTCTTCGGTCGGTCGACCGACATTGCGTGGTGCATGGTCTTCCCGACCGGAGGTCCGGTTTGTCGCCACCCTTCACAACTATACGAAGCCATGCTGGAAGGGCTCACGCTGTTCACAGTTTTGTGGTGGATCGATCGACGTCCGACTCCTCCTGGTACGATCTTCTGGACCTTTGTGACCGGGTACGGTACCAGCCGACTGATCGTTGAACTCTTCCGTGAGCCGGATCAACACCTCGGCTTCATCTTCGGCCCCATTACCATGGGGCAGATTCTCTCCCTGCCGATGATACTGATCGGAATAATCATGCTCCTGTTGGGCTACCAGCGAGCCAGGCAAAAGCCTGTGTACTCTTAA
- a CDS encoding DUF2007 domain-containing protein yields MRTVFVSQNLIDVEMRKERLEQAGIRCMIKNQRLSGLAGEIPFAEIFPELWVIQDEDAYRARQVLDEELISHPSNPDAWICAGCGEHHESQFSKCWKCGQESVAL; encoded by the coding sequence ATGAGAACAGTCTTCGTCTCCCAGAATTTGATCGACGTCGAGATGCGCAAGGAGCGGCTTGAGCAGGCCGGCATCCGGTGCATGATCAAGAATCAACGGTTATCCGGACTTGCCGGAGAGATTCCCTTTGCAGAGATTTTCCCGGAACTCTGGGTCATCCAAGACGAGGACGCCTATCGGGCGCGGCAAGTCCTCGACGAAGAATTGATCTCGCATCCCTCAAACCCTGACGCTTGGATATGCGCCGGATGTGGGGAACATCACGAGAGCCAATTTTCGAAATGTTGGAAGTGTGGACAGGAAAGCGTAGCTCTGTGA
- a CDS encoding metallopeptidase family protein yields the protein MARREPISSEAFAALVQQAIADLPPPYAKLVESIAVVVEEEPPEDVLRDLELDEKDDLLGLYQGQSLVDDSFFRPGGEPPPRISIYRGPILRICESPEEVVQEVYDTVVHELGHHVGLDDDEMPY from the coding sequence ATGGCTCGACGAGAACCGATCTCCTCTGAAGCCTTTGCCGCGTTGGTCCAACAGGCTATTGCGGATCTTCCGCCTCCCTATGCCAAACTCGTGGAGTCCATTGCCGTCGTCGTAGAAGAAGAGCCGCCAGAGGATGTCTTGCGAGACCTAGAGCTGGATGAGAAGGATGATTTACTGGGTCTCTATCAAGGCCAATCGCTCGTAGATGACTCGTTCTTCAGGCCGGGCGGTGAGCCACCACCACGGATTTCCATCTATCGTGGACCGATCCTCCGGATATGCGAAAGTCCGGAGGAGGTGGTGCAGGAAGTGTATGACACGGTGGTGCACGAACTCGGACACCATGTCGGGCTGGATGATGATGAAATGCCTTACTGA